Proteins from a single region of Helicobacteraceae bacterium:
- the ruvA gene encoding Holliday junction branch migration protein RuvA: MISAIEGEIIAKEPNYCDIMTSCGVAYRAFISLNTYAALDKARARLLTSLISREDSMTLYGFASEAERALFEVLIKVSGVGPKSAIAILSTFTPAQFAEAIANGDERLLTRAPGVGKKSAGLMIVQLGGSLSKISGGGESAAGKAAQALETLGFNPREIAQALAKCASSDVSSLVKEALKLLKKS, translated from the coding sequence GTGATTAGCGCGATCGAAGGCGAGATTATCGCTAAAGAGCCAAACTATTGCGATATTATGACCTCCTGCGGCGTGGCGTATAGAGCTTTTATCTCGCTAAACACATACGCGGCGCTCGATAAGGCGCGCGCGCGACTGCTGACCTCGTTGATCTCGCGCGAGGACTCTATGACCTTATACGGCTTTGCGAGCGAAGCCGAACGCGCTTTGTTCGAGGTTCTAATAAAGGTAAGCGGCGTGGGACCAAAGAGCGCGATAGCGATTTTATCGACTTTCACGCCCGCGCAATTTGCGGAGGCGATCGCAAACGGCGACGAGCGGCTTTTGACCAGAGCGCCCGGCGTCGGCAAAAAAAGCGCCGGCTTGATGATTGTGCAACTCGGCGGCAGCCTAAGCAAAATAAGCGGCGGCGGCGAAAGCGCGGCTGGCAAAGCGGCGCAGGCGTTAGAAACGTTGGGATTTAATCCGCGCGAGATCGCGCAAGCGCTGGCGAAGTGCGCGTCCTCCGACGTCTCAAGCCTCGTTAAGGAGGCGCTTAAATTACTGAAAAAGTCCTAA